In Alteromonas sp. RKMC-009, the genomic stretch TTTCATTTTGACATACCGGCGTTAATTCAAAGGAGCTTTAGTTGATGGCATATTCGTATGAGAAGCCGGCTTCATAAACAGAAAAACCGGATCCTGAACATCAGCATAGTTAAACCTTAAGAATTTTAAAGGTACTTCACACCGGCGTATTCAGCAAACCGGGCATCTCAGTTCTAGCCTAAAGTTCAATCGCGGCATTACATCCGGTCTTCTATTCGAATGAATGTAAATAGCACTAATTATTAGTCAATACGGCTACTTAAGCTGGCTAAAATAATCACTCATTTTTGCTGCCATCAGAGTGTTTAAAATTAAGTTATTGATTTTAAATGTTCAAAAAAGTTGGCACTTCCATTGCGATAGTAAGAGCAAGCATAACGCTTAAATCTCTTAATAATTGAAAAGGAAATAATTATGAAAGCATTTACGAAAACTCTGGCTGTTGTTGGTTTGTCTTTTGGTGCAATGGGTATGGCAAACGCAAGTCCTGAACTGACGCCTGCAGATACAGCAGTGACGTCAAAAATTTGTGTCACCGCAGCAACCGGCAGCAAACTGAAGCTTCGAAATGCGCTGGAAGATGCAGGTCTGACTAAGCACTATGTTGAAAATAATGTTACCTGTAATGGCCTGCCCATTGTTGAATTTGTTGCACAGTACAGTGACAACCCTGACAGCATTAACGCCTTTATCACCAGTGGTAAATATGTGGCTGACAACTACATCGCGAGTGTAAAACCCCGTCATTAATCCGGTTTTGCGTTATGTTTACTTACCCCGCAGGGATGTCGGCGTTGCCGGAGCGGGGTGAGGTAAACATCTGGACTTCCTTCCTTATATTCTGTTTACTCTCCCTATCATTCGTTTTATCCCGTCACTTTTATGGAACCCCGTCAGACCGGTGAAAAGTACGATCGTATCGCTCGCTGGTGGCATGCGGGAATGACTGCGGTTAACACATTGAACTTGATCAGTATCCGCAAAAACATGTGCTGATTGTTGCCAGAAGGCAATAATAGAAACAGTTCAGGTGACAGCGAATTTTCGCATTTGAACCAAACTGACAGAAGTTGACAGGTTTGGCTTGAGTCCTTGCGTGTAATTTTCTAGTTTACGAAAAATTAACATTTGTGTTGATATTTCGGACAAGGAAAATACATGATATTCCAGACTAAGCATCGCGCACTAAAATCCGGCCGCCTTATCACCGGCGCCTTAATCCCTCCCGTCCTTATGCTCAGTGCCGCATGCGCTGATGCCAGCGACAGACACAGACAAAATCAAAGTGATCCCGCTACCGGTATCATCATGGAATCCCTCGACCGGGGACTGGTTGTCATTCCCGCTGAGCAGGGCAACGCGGTGAGCTGGCGGTTGCTGGGCACCGATCCGCTCGATATTTCCTTTGATATTTACAGGAACGGTCACAAGCTGAACGGTAAAAAGCTATCCGGTGCGACTTTCTTCACCGACCCGCAGGGAGACAAAGATGATGTGTATGAAATTAAAGCTTCCGGCCTGAACAACAAAAATAAACGCAAAAAAGATCGCAGTGCTGCCATGGCCACAGCCTGGCAGGATGTGATGCTGCACATCCCGCTGAACAAGCCTGCGGACGGCTGGGTAAACGGACAATCCTTCACGTATTCGGCCAATGACGGCTCGGTGGCGGATTTAACGGGAGATGGCCGGTACGAAGTCATTGTTAAATGGTATCCGTCAAATGCCAAAGACAATTCACAGGCCGGTCATACCGGAAACACGTATCTGGATGCTTATACTTTGGAAGGACAGCAACTTTGGCGTATCGACCTTGGCAGGAATATTCGCTCCGGCGCCCATTATACTCAGTTTGTTGCCTATGATTTCGATCAGGATGGGCGGGCAGAAGTCGCCATGAAAACGGCGGATGGCACTGTGGACGGAGAGGGTATGGTAATGGGTGATGCCAATGCTGATTACCGTAACAGTCAGGGCTACGTGCTGGACGGGCCTGAATTTCTGACCATGTTTGATGGTTTGTCAGGAAAGGTACTGGATACCATTGATTATGTCCCTGAGCGGGGCAGTGTAAGCAGTTGGGGGGATGGTTACGGAAACCGGGTGGATCGCTTTCTTGCCGGCGTGGGCTATTTTGACGGCTCCACACCCACCGCTTTTTTCGCCAGAGGGTATTACACCAGAGCAGTTGTCAGTGCCTTTGACTGGGTTGACGGTCAGTTTGTCAGCCGCTGGGTATATGACAGTAATAACGGCGGTGCAGATGCCGGTGGATATGGTCAGGGAGCCCACAGCATTTCTGTGGGAGATGTTGACGGCGACGGCAAAGACGAGATCGTGTACGGCGCCGCCACCATCGATGATGATGGCCATTTGCTGTACAGCACGGATTTAGGTCACGGTGATGCTTTGCATATGTCGGATATCGATCCTGAACGTCCCGGTCTTGAAATTCATATGGTGCATGAGTCACCGTCTGCTTATACCAAAGACGGTACAGAGTATGGCGTTGAATTGCATGATGCCGCCACCGGTGAAATATTATGGCACCGCCCGGGCAATGGCACCGATGTGGGACGTGGCGTAAGTGCCGATATTGACCCGGCATATGTTGGTAATGAGAACTGGGCAACACGGGGCGGACTCGTCGCTGCCAACGGAACGGTTATTTCGGATACCCGGCCGTCTCAGGTAAATTTTTTATCCTGGTGGGATGGTGATTTGAATCGCGAGTTACTGGATGGCAACCGGATCTACAAGTGGCAGCCGGCTACGGAAACCTCTGAAGTCATACTTGACGGTAGCCAATGGGGCGCCGTGTCGAATAACGGCACGAAAGCAACGCCGGTTCTGTCAGCAGATATATTGGGTGACTGGCGGGAAGAAGTCATCTGGGCCAACAGTGACAGCAGTGCTTTACTTCTCTTTTCTACCACTGAAGACACGGAATACCGTATTCCGGCATTGATGCACAACCCACAATACCGGACAGCTATTGCGTGGCAAAACGTGGGTTATAACCAGCCGCCTCATCCTTCCTTTTACCTG encodes the following:
- a CDS encoding rhamnogalacturonan lyase; translation: MIFQTKHRALKSGRLITGALIPPVLMLSAACADASDRHRQNQSDPATGIIMESLDRGLVVIPAEQGNAVSWRLLGTDPLDISFDIYRNGHKLNGKKLSGATFFTDPQGDKDDVYEIKASGLNNKNKRKKDRSAAMATAWQDVMLHIPLNKPADGWVNGQSFTYSANDGSVADLTGDGRYEVIVKWYPSNAKDNSQAGHTGNTYLDAYTLEGQQLWRIDLGRNIRSGAHYTQFVAYDFDQDGRAEVAMKTADGTVDGEGMVMGDANADYRNSQGYVLDGPEFLTMFDGLSGKVLDTIDYVPERGSVSSWGDGYGNRVDRFLAGVGYFDGSTPTAFFARGYYTRAVVSAFDWVDGQFVSRWVYDSNNGGADAGGYGQGAHSISVGDVDGDGKDEIVYGAATIDDDGHLLYSTDLGHGDALHMSDIDPERPGLEIHMVHESPSAYTKDGTEYGVELHDAATGEILWHRPGNGTDVGRGVSADIDPAYVGNENWATRGGLVAANGTVISDTRPSQVNFLSWWDGDLNRELLDGNRIYKWQPATETSEVILDGSQWGAVSNNGTKATPVLSADILGDWREEVIWANSDSSALLLFSTTEDTEYRIPALMHNPQYRTAIAWQNVGYNQPPHPSFYLGSDMKAMPVYDIQTQKSQLWLKPVARGNADSVEISVHSNGYPYKGMTLYKSLSDDPETRELLTTLDSGESRFVDTDVEPDTRYYYWGSVKSKHGEPELLPVTTATLTSSDIPEIRTYHQSSASPVTLSWFTANIEVSSVFVFRAERAEGEADPVFEQASSVASLAADSTQWTDESSVPGTPYIYWLVFDTASKGQIISAPVNAERLLEPKTHLSAVQNGDGIVVSWQLEDFPQAIRGVQLYRNTKAELSGRTRISPSAPVSGSLTDTLSLVNGTTYWYMFKLTMEDGTTYNTEPEAAVTFVQ
- a CDS encoding DUF3718 domain-containing protein, coding for MKAFTKTLAVVGLSFGAMGMANASPELTPADTAVTSKICVTAATGSKLKLRNALEDAGLTKHYVENNVTCNGLPIVEFVAQYSDNPDSINAFITSGKYVADNYIASVKPRH